The genomic DNA TAGCACAAGTTCTAAAACCATCTGaagttatgtaaattttttttttttttaagattttatttatttttcaacagagagagagagacagcgagagagggaacacaagcagggggagtgggagagggagaagcaggcttcccgctgagcagggagcctgataaggggctggatcccaggaccctgggatcatgacctgagctgaaggcagacgcttaacgactgagccacccaggcgccctgaagttatgtaaattttatctaaatttaaaaaatcagttctaGCCTTTAACTTCATTCAAGAAAAAAGTTTACCAAATTGACTTTTACTTGCTAAAAAACAGCCTAAGTAGTTAAAGatacttttacatttaggtcaaCTATACTGATAAAGCACTTTCCAATTCCCttgttcatttaacatttattggaGCAACACAAGAAGTTGgttattagaaatataaaagtgAATAGCACATGATCCCCAACCTCAAGAAAAATGTTAGCTTTAAAAATTCTAGCCTGTCTCCTGCATATTTCTCTAGCAAACATTTCAATCATACTTTGTTTTACAAAGCTCTTACTACACCTGTTCCTCTTCTTTAATGTAAAtaagcttgactttttttttttttttttttaaagattttatttatttatttgagagagagagaatgagagacagagagcaggagagggaggagggtcagagggagaagcagactccctgctgagcagggagcccgatgcgggactcgatcccgggactccaggatcatgacctgagccgaaggcagtcgcttaaccaactgagccacccaggcgccccaataagctTGACTTTTTAACCATACACGGTCAATTTATACAGCAGCTCTCACATCCTCCTGACTTCTCACTTATAATCTCACCGATAGCAATAAATACTATCTAAAGTTTCATCCAATTAGAGAAATGCATTTTCATGCTTCTCACTGCCAAAATGCCAAAAGTGGATATCTACTATATCCTTTTGGTAGTTAAATAACAAAGAAGTGATGATATCCAACTTGGCTACTGCCAGGTATATAGGAAGTAAATTTTTCTAAGAAAGTTTTGCTGACATTGAACTGCTTAGGCCATTTTTAGCCTGCAATCACAGCTGAAagtaagaacaaatgaaaaacaacttAGCCAACCACTTTGCCTCCTCTATTTTACACAAATCAAAATGTGACCACTACTTAACctttaaaaacttacttttttttctattcctggtTCAGAAGGCAGAAAGGGCATGAGTGGCTTTGAGaatcataaatgaaaaaacatactGATGAGTTCACAACTTAAACCTACTAAAAATTTCCATAAGCTGGAAGAACTACAACAGGAAACAATAAGGATAAATCTCACAATGTTATCCAAAAGAAACCAACACAAAAGAGttcacactgtatgattccaattatataaagtataaaacgGGCAAAACTAATCCATCCTGTTACAAGTCAGGATAGTATTTACACTCGAGAGTGGCAGTGCCTGGAAAGAGGCCTAAGGAAGGCTTCTGGGGTGCAGGTTAATGTAATTTCCTGATTCAGGTGCTGCTTACTAGGTGTGGTCAGAGTTTGAAAACCCACTGAAGCATCTATCTACAATATGCATTGTTTGCGTGTAtcttacacttcaataaaaagtctttttaaatctttccatAAACTTCTCATTGTAATAGAAATGTCAAGTGGGCAAAGACCTGAGTAGTTTCCAGAAGACTTGCTGGAGTCCCAAGTCTTCTGTGATCTTGGATAAATCACTTAAAATCTCTGAACCTTTCTTTCCATCTATCACATTACCGGATCAGTATGAGAATTAAGTTCATTTACTCCACAAGAATTTATTGTTACTGTGTCTACCACTGCCTCCTAGTAAATGGGTTAAAAGTAGTGAGCAAAAGACATCCTTGCACTCATACCGTCTCTATCCTGGTCActagacagataataaacaaaaaggaaaaaataaaatacttagcatcTCCTACGGTGACACGTGCTGTAGAGAAGAATTACGCAGGAAAGGGGAACTGGGCAGTAACTGTAAGCAAAGTCACTTAAGCAAGTGACATTTAAATGACAGTTAAAGACGTCAAGTAGGTGTAGGAAGCAAAACCTGGGGGAAGCGTATTCTAGGAAGAGAGATTACGTAATTTATTGCACCTGAAAATGCTGGGTAGCAATaggcttttaaagaaaataaatcacattagAAGATGGAGCCTTGAAAAACCTCAAACCCCAAACCCACCTTAGTGCCTCAACTCCACGAACTAAGACTTAGGAAGATGATTAAGGCCTTCGGGAGGCCCTTTCGTCCTCCTCTGTGGCTGGCTGTTGCCTCCCTAAAGGGGGCACGGTGCTCGGCGCGCCGCAGGGTCACAGGCACTAGGCAGTCGCACCGCGCGGTCCGGTACCCACCTGGCACTAGGTCGCATACTGGAGGCCGGCTTTTTCCTGCCGGGTGTTGAGAGCCGCAGGTGCAGGCTGCGCCAAAGTCCGCAAGTCCTCCCGTCACGACACACTACCTCGGCGAACACCCTCGTAACTCCGGGAAGGAACTTGGTCCCTTCTCACCCACCTCCTCCCGCCGCCGCACTTCGCCACTTCCGGCGGTGCAACACTCAAATGCCGCCCGCCAGCAATTTCCGCCCCTCCAGCTAAACGTGAAGAACAGAGGTTCGGAACCGATGTGTCGCGCTTTCTCCAGAGTCGGTCGTTTTAGGACTCTCTTTCCCGTCGCGGTTTGCGTGGCGTCAGTTCGCGGGTCTGGCAGACCCGAAAATTGAGAGCTTCTTGGCTCCCAGGCAGCTGCACCCGACGGCTCTGCGGCCGTCACCATGGTGAGGAGGTAGTTTGGGGGCACTCTCATCGTAGGGCTTCAGAGTTGGTggggcctgggggccctggggctggaggcGAGGGGTGGTAGGCGGAAGGGAGGTACTGCTGAAGGGAATGAGGGTCGGCTcggttgagagaaaaaaaaaatgcacttagtGGACACAGATTGGGGTATTTGCCAGACTACAAGCTTTAGAGCTAGATAGGGTTCACTCTGTTAAATACCTGGCTTAGCCACGTGCTGTGTATTGCCAGTGCCAGAGCCTAGCAATAACCCTATACTGTAGGCATTATTTCCGCTGCCACTTCATTTTATTGCTGAGGAAACTGAAGGCAGGCCCGGCCACGGGCCAAGCAGCTGAAGAATTGCGGAGACAGGCTTAAAGCACAGATCTGACTGCCACATCCGTTCTCTTTCTACTATGTCTCTAATTTTTTCTCTGCAAAATGGCATTCCACATGCCTTCCTCATGGTTTCTGCAAAGTTTATTGTATCAGTTGAAAACACCACACCTGATACATAGTACCTGGTTGATTGTTATTTGGCATTATTCTCTGTGCTGGAGTTGACTttgcatcattattttatttttgcagtcTTAAAATACAAATGGACTGTGGCcacatgtttaaaataaaacaaaagtggcCTATAAGATAAAAAACAGGTACCGAAAAAGTAAAAAGGGATCCCATACCTTGCTGgtaaaatgcaaaatagtacagccatttgtgaaaacagtttggcatGTGGCCACACAGAAGACTTCTGTGCCAGTATTTATTTGCTAAAAatgggaaacaacccaaatatccatgaACCGGTCAAAGGATGAatggtggtatatccatacaTGGAATACTACTTGGCAATAACAAGGATTGAAGTACTGACACATGTGACACGTGGGGGAATCTCGAAAGCATTAAGtcaaagaagctagacacaaaaggctacatactgtagaTACTATAAGCTTCTTCacaatgaaaaagggaaaactaaAGTGATAGATAACAGATTGGAGGTGGAAAAAAGGATTGTCTTCAAAGCAATACAAGGTTATTTTCTGAGGTGATGGAAGTATTCTCTATCTTAATTGCGGTGGTTACAAAACTGTGTAGTTTGTCAACATAAAACTGTACGCTTATACCTAAAAAGGGCACATTTCATATGTAAACTGTACTTCAGTAAAACTTAGATTAATAAAAAGTGtgaataatgatgatgatattgaaaAACCAGATTATTGATgttcaggaaaaaagagagatccTGGAATGAGGTCATCCTTTTTGTGGTCCAGTGGATTTTGGGCAGTTCCCTTCAATGAACAGTAAATTTCACTGAAATTATTACAGATGTAAATCCTGATGCTTCATACCATTCAGGATCAAAATGTATTCAACTTATATCATGCAAAATAGGCTTAATAGCGCAAGAGTTATTTAAGCAAGTGAACATTCGGATGACATAAGGTCTTCTGTACTTTTTCTGGCAtaattctgttaatttttaaaattaatgattctTGCATTATAGCcacaaaatgaatatattgagTTACACCGGAAGCGATATGGCTATCGTTTGGATtaccatgagaaaaaaagaaagaaagaaggtcgAGAGGCTCATGAACGttcaaagaaggcaaaaaagatGATTGGTCTGAAAGCTAAGCTCTACCATAAACAGCGCCATgctgagaaaatacaaatgaaaaagacGTAAGTGGTGATGTCTTCATTGTAACAAGTTAACATCTTTTGagtgataatttttaaaactgataatCTTGAATCTTCTTCCTTCTTGGTAGTATCAAGATGCATGAAAAGAGAAACACCAAACAAAAGAATGATGAAAAGACTCCACAAGGAGCAGTACCTGCGTATCTACTGGACAGAGAGGGACAGTCCCGAGCCAAAGTACTTTCCAATATGATTAAACAAAAACGAAAAGAGAAAGcggtaagaaataaaaattgaagtctttatttcttttttgttcaggAGAATTACTTAATATTAGCCTTTTTCTTCAGTTTAATTGGAAACATGAAGTCCAGCTACTCTTCCCATTATTTAGATATCAAAGTCTTTGTAAAgttcattttgtattatttaagtaataaaacatttactttctCATCATAAGAACATGTTAGCATtcaacaggtttttaaaaagttattagaaTACCACACATCTTTAGTgtaaaaaaagtacttaaaaaattaGTAAGGCGTGAATCTCAAATTCAGTATTTTAACAGCTTCCTATACTTGACACTTCCTAATGCTCTGCTCTTGTGGAGAAAGATACAACTGCTTGTTTTTGCTGCCCTGTATTGCTAAAATTGCTAAAAAGTAGAATAGTGGAAAACTCTAACTCATCtgacttaaataaaaactcaacttttttttttttttttttaatactactgGATTATGCTTGGTGTCAAATTAGGTTAAAGCCtgctaaaaacagaaatagacataGATACTGTTTTTAAACATCTATGGATAAGTTGACAGAAATCCAGATAGCAACAGAAATGTTCAGTCtccaaatttgattttaaaaaacacactgccagggtgcccgggtggctcagtcgttaagcgtctgccttcggctcaggtaatgatcccagagtcctggatctagccccgcattgggctccctgctcttcggggagcctgcttctccctctcccactccccctgcttgtgttccctctctcgctgtgtctctctctgtctaaaaataaataaaaaatctttaataaaaaacacTGCTTGGgcaagcgcctgggtggctcagtcggttaagtgtctcccttcggctcaggtcatgatcccagggttctgggatcaagccccacagggggctccctgcttagtggggagtctgcttctccctctccccactcgctctctgtgtctctctcaaataaataaaatctttaaaaaacacaaaacaaaccacaCTGCTTATATTTTGGTGTGtactatttaaaattagaatggTATAACTTGAGCACCCAAAGAAATTTTAGAGATATTCTACTTAacccatcctcattttacagataaaacgCCTGAAGTTCAGGAGGTTGTAAATCACTCTTCATTGTCATTATCTATTGAGTGGTAGAATTGCTTCTAGAATCTGTCTTAATAATCACATGCTTTGTACTACCTTGTATCCCTTCAatttttcatagaattttcaTTCTGCAGAGGTTCAAAATAATGTGACGATGATTTTGTCCCACTAGTAACATAATCTAAAAGTCCACTCAAGGTAGAATCAGAGATAAATTAAGAGGTGGAGACAGTCTTCCACTTTTACACTATTCACTATTTAGTAGTAAGCACATACACTGTTTCAAGAAATCACTGCCTTATTAGAGGTGGGACATTTTTCATCCATAACAAGGCATTGAGGTTTTTAGCTTAAGCAaaccattttacttatttatttatttaagattttacttatttgacagggagagagcacgagcaaggggaggggcagatggagagggagaagcagactccccgctgagcagggagtctgatgtggggctcaatcccaggatcccgggatcatgacctgagccacccaggtgccccacaaaccattttatttaatgtatccACGATAAGAAACTTAAGTACCAGTTAATTTGGGGCTTTTGAGGAGACGGTGCAGACTTCTAGAAAACATGGGAGCCAAAATCTTGTTGGTTTAGGAAAAAATTGAATCCACTACTTTGTACaactaaaacaaattttttatccTCATTGCCTTTTActaaaacattataaattttaaCTATGGTCTATTTTTAGGGAAAATGGGAAGTTCCTTTACCCAAAGTTCGTGCCCAGGGAGAAACAGAAGTATTAAAAGTTATtagaacaggaaagagaaagaagaaagcatggaagaggATGGTCACTAAAGTCTGCTTTGTTGGAGACGGCTTTACTCGAAAACCACCTAAATATGAAAGATTCATTAGACCAATGGTAAGTCCCTTGCAAAAGTGGGATGGATTAAATGTTAGCTGCTACGTTAGATTGGATAGAGAGTACAATTTCCTGAAATTCCTAAAATTGGTATGAAAAGAGATTGAAAGAcatttttaggctttttttttttttttttattgatagaGATGGCTTAGCAGTTTTTCACCACTGTCAAGAATCTTGTCTTTGGCCTCATAAGAGACAGGAGATGAAAATAATTCTTACTACAGACAGTGTCtgaatcctgatttttaaaatatgtcgTATTAGAATCtttgttttccacatgaagttctcttactcattcaacaagtaaCCTATATGCCTGACACTTGTTCTCTTTGAGATAAGCAATTCCCATTTAGTAAGAAAATTATCTtactgcatttaaaaacattatgtacTCACTGAAAAAAGAATTTACTATAAAAGTAGAACTTTAATTTCTATAGACAACCGGGATGGTCAAAACCATTCTCCCCTTTCCCAAATGTAACTGAACATTTGGTTAACCCTTCAGCAGCTTGGGTTGGGGGGTGCCCACCCCCTGCACAGCCCAAAAATCCACATtgaacttttgactccccaaaagctaaactaataacctactgttgcctggaagccttattgataacataaacggtcaattaatacatattttgtatgttatgtgtattatatattgtattcttaaagCGAGAGAAAAGGTTAAggaaatcctaaaagaaaataaatatatagtactgtactatattgaaaaaatctgcatgtaagtggacctgtgcagttcaaacctgtgttccAGGATCAGCTATGTATTTTTTGCACAATCCCTTTAAACAGACTGAATTGCTCTCCTCACTGGAAATCCAGCCTGCTTGGAAAAGCAATCAGAGGAAAGTTGGCAGTGTTACCCTAGTGCTCAACCTGAATAACTTTTAATGGATTAAAATGTTGTCAAGTAGCCTTTTTCTGTAAATGAAGTTctgttggaacacagccatgcccttTCATTTACGTGTTGTCTATGGCTGGTTTTTTCTACAGACTTTGAGTAGTTGTAGGAGAGACAATATGGCCTGCAAAACCTCAAGTGTCCACTGTCCATTTACAGAATATTCACCCATCTCTGGATTGTATCATGGACTCCCTTGTTTTGATTTCATATTCATAATCTTCTAAATACAGTTTGGTAACAGTTCTATAGGGAGAGAATATACTAATCATGCTGTTCTAGGCTTTCGTAGCTTGGCAGGTAAATCTCATTGTGCATTAGTCAGATGGCATCCCCAGCTGTGTAAGTTTATTACAAAATTCATTGAGTCCATTACTAAGAACTTCAGTATCACTACCGTCTACCCCCATACAGGCAAAAACCAAATTTAGGAGACTGTATAGTGTTGTGGCTTCTGAAGTGCTGCACCCCAAAAGGCCGTATCTAGGTGACAAGATGACTCCAGTCTAACAGAAAGCCCCTCTCTGGGCTTTCTCCAGTCTTTGACCAGTTTTACCATCAATGAAAAGCTGACAGTCCACCCTCCTTTTTCATCATGTAAAACAGCTGAGGTCTATAGAGACTTGGAATCAGGATAGTTAAGTTTAATTGCATCCACACACCATTCAACCCAGGAACAAGTCATTTCACCTGCCaatctttgtcttattttaaaaaaaagggggaaaaaaaagaaattaaaaaaaaatttaaaaatgggggagGAGTTGTAAAGTTATCATGCTTAAATAAGCTATTTG from Neomonachus schauinslandi chromosome 7, ASM220157v2, whole genome shotgun sequence includes the following:
- the NSA2 gene encoding ribosome biogenesis protein NSA2 homolog, whose product is MPQNEYIELHRKRYGYRLDYHEKKRKKEGREAHERSKKAKKMIGLKAKLYHKQRHAEKIQMKKTIKMHEKRNTKQKNDEKTPQGAVPAYLLDREGQSRAKVLSNMIKQKRKEKAGKWEVPLPKVRAQGETEVLKVIRTGKRKKKAWKRMVTKVCFVGDGFTRKPPKYERFIRPMGLRFKKAHVTHPELKATFCLPILGVKKNPSSPLYTTLGVITKGTVIEVNVSELGLVTQGGKVIWGKYAQVTNNPENDGCINAVLLV